Proteins from a genomic interval of Zingiber officinale cultivar Zhangliang chromosome 2A, Zo_v1.1, whole genome shotgun sequence:
- the LOC122043150 gene encoding protein NUCLEAR FUSION DEFECTIVE 4-like, which yields MDISGAATGRWLGLVTAVWVQCISGNNYTFSNYSDALKTLMGLTQLQLNNLSVAKDIGKAFGIVAGLASDRLATPIILLIGSLEGLVGYGAQWLVVRQSIRPLPYWQMCIFLCMGGNSTTWMNTAVLVTCIRNFRRNRGPVSGILKGYVGLSTAIFTDICSALFSDDPASFLFLLAVVPAVVCTTAMLFLRESPPEDVEAEDDGTDSQYFGVINAMAVVIAVYLLAFDLTGKHGAVVSRVFAAVLLLLLVAPVAVPIHIALKSICRSGIREKADVEDGGVSELLLTAEAETTEAEDSHSPRAEEAVVEEKIEKGTRRRRPEIGEDHTIVEVVKTVDFWVLFLSFLCGVGTGLAVMNNMGQMGTAMGYTDVSIFVSMLSIWGFFGRIASGTVSEYFIKKHGTPRPIWNAVSQLLMAAGYVVMAIGMPGSLFIGSVVVGLCYGVRLAISVPTASELFGLKYYGLIYNILILNLPLGSFLFSGLLAGILYDAEATKTDGGANTCVGAHCYRMVFVVMAFVCLVGVGLDVLLAHRTKELYRKIYSTKRSKNMKAAVSARH from the exons ATGGATATCTCGGGCGCGGCGACGGGGCGGTGGCTAGGTCTCGTCACGGCGGTGTGGGTGCAGTGCATCTCCGGCAACAACTACACCTTCTCTAACTACTCTGACGCCCTCAAGACGCTCATGGGACTCACCCAGCTCCAGCTCAACAATCTCTCCGTCGCCAAGGACATCGGAAAGGCCTTCGGCATCGTCGCTGGCCTAGCCTCCGACCGTCTCGCCACCCCGATCATCCTTCTCATCGGCTCTCTCGAGGGCCTCGTCGGGTACGGCGCCCAGTGGCTAGTCGTGCGCCAATCCATTCGCCCCCTCCCCTACTGGCAG ATGTGCATCTTCTTGTGCATGGGCGGGAACAGCACGACTTGGATGAACACGGCGGTGCTCGTAACGTGCATCCGCAATTTTCGCCGGAACCGAGGGCCGGTGTCAGGGATTTTGAAGGGCTACGTGGGCCTCAGCACCGCCATCTTCACCGACATCTGCTCTGCCCTTTTCTCCGACGACCCCGCCTCTTTTCTCTTCCTGCTTGCGGTCGTCCCCGCCGTGGTTTGCACCACGGCGATGCTCTTCCTCCGTGAGTCACCGCCGGAGGACGTGGAGGCGGAGGACGACGGCACCGACTCACAGTATTTCGGGGTCATCAACGCGATGGCGGTGGTCATCGCAGTGTACTTGCTGGCCTTTGATCTGACAGGCAAACATGGAGCGGTCGTCTCCAGGGTCTTCGCAGCGGTTCTGCTACTCCTGCTAGTGGCGCCGGTGGCGGTTCCGATCCACATAGCGCTAAAGTCGATTTGCAGATCGGGGATACGCGAGAAAGCTGATGTGGAGGACGGAGGAGTGAGCGAGTTATTGTTGACAGCAGAGGCAGAGACGACGGAGGCAGAGGATAGCCATAGTCCGAGGGCGGAAGAGGCGGTGGTGGAGGAAAAAATTGAGAAGGGGACGAGACGGCGGAGACCGGAGATCGGAGAGGACCACACGATAGTGGAGGTGGTGAAGACGGTGGACTTCTGGGTCTTGTTTTTGTCGTTTCTATGCGGGGTTGGAACGGGGTTGGCAGTGATGAACAACATGGGGCAGATGGGTACGGCAATGGGCTATACGGATGTTTCCATCTTCGTCTCCATGCTTAGCATCTGGGGCTTTTTTGGGCGGATCGCATCCGGAACCGTATCGGAATACTTCATCAA GAAGCATGGGACACCGAGACCCATATGGAACGCGGTCTCGCAATTACTAATGGCCGCCGGCTATGTGGTGATGGCCATAGGCATGCCGGGCTCCCTCTTCATCGGCTCCGTGGTGGTGGGCTTGTGCTACGGTGTCCGTCTTGCCATCTCAGTGCCGACGGCGTCCGAGCTGTTTGGGCTCAAGTACTACGGCCTCATCTACAACATCCTCATCCTCAATCTTCCCCTCGGCTCCTTCCTCTTCTCCGGCCTGCTCGCCGGCATCTTGTACGACGCTGAGGCCACGAAGACGGATGGCGGGGCTAATACCTGCGTGGGAGCGCACTGCTACCGGATGGTCTTCGTGGTGATGGCCTTTGTGTGCCTGGTCGGCGTCGGGTTGGATGTCTTGCTGGCGCACAGGACCAAGGAGCTTTACCGGAAGATCTATTCGACCAAGAGGTCAAAGAacatgaaagctgccgtgtctgcTCGCCACTGA
- the LOC122043152 gene encoding uncharacterized protein LOC122043152, with the protein MADPWLISFLFFTIIFLPVVVVYFAYKHEEPIAAPCLAEIGMPPVPATAALTSPSLHKDRTRRRRRTKNQESTVGDLGPRSTVPSTASAAVVSSDRPSRRRRGGVKTLGEASGSGGVPSPPGLGEQRMIVQEICEVGLEKDVNMEGDLDVLCSKEYFGRKEDKRVEVGRVNDDSFKDEEEEGEKVVEPIEGDAKGKVDARELSETRGASLLHCDDEWEGIELSDAENLFRVATQFVDANNGADAVSRLSNELQMQLYGLRKVAIEGPCYEPQPMAFKVSSRSKWHAWQRLGNMDPDVAMELYIRLLTENVPEWIAKKSSVTN; encoded by the exons ATGGCCGATCCCTGGctcatctccttcctcttcttcaccaTCATCTTCTTGCCCGTGGTGGTCGTCTACTTCGCTTACAAGCACGAGGAGCCGATTGCCGCTCCCTGCTTGGCCGAGATCGGGATGCCCCCGGTGCCCGCGACCGCCGCACTCACCTCGCCTTCGCTGCACAAGGATCGGACAAGGAGGAGGAGACGAACGAAGAACCAGGAGTCGACGGTCGGCGATTTAGGGCCTCGGTCGACAGTGCCTTCGACCGCCTCCGCTGCTGTCGTGAGCTCCGACCGACCGAGTAGGAGGAGACGCGGTGGCGTTAAGACCCTGGGCGAAGCCAGCGGATCAGGTGGTGTTCCCTCGCCACCTGGTCTCGGTGAGCAGAGGATGATCGTCCAAGAGATTTGTGAGGTTGGACTCGAGAAGGATGTTAATATGGAGGGTGATCTGGACGTTCTTTGCTCCAAAGAGTATTTCGGAAGAAAAGAAGATAAGAGGGTCGAGGTTGGTAGAGTTAATGATGATTCGTTtaaggatgaagaggaagaggGCGAGAAAGTTGTGGAACCGATTGAAGGCGATGCGAAAGGGAAGGTAGATGCTCGGGAATTGAGTGAGACGAGAGGAGCATCTTTGTTACACTGTGACGATGAGTGGGAAGGGATCGAGTTGAGTGATGCGGAAAATTTGTTCAGAGTTGCAACCCAGTTTGTTGATGCAAATAACGGCGCGGATGCAGTGTCGAGACTGAGTAACGAGTTGCAGATGCAGTTGTATGGACTCCGCAAGGTTGCGATTGAAGGTCCATGCTATGAGCCACAACCCATGGCGTTCAAGGTTTCTTCTCGCTCAAAATG GCATGCTTGGCAAAGATTGGGGAACATGGATCCAGACGTTGCCATGGAATTGTACATCCGTCTTCTTACTGAAAATGTTCCAGAATGGATTGCAAAAAAATCATCGGTAACTAACTAA